A stretch of Crossiella cryophila DNA encodes these proteins:
- a CDS encoding FAD-dependent monooxygenase, which produces MTKTVLISGASIAGPALAYWLRRHGFRPTVLERAPAPREGGYKIDVRGAAITVCERMGIRAAIEAVDTKVRGVTFVTAKNKPIATMEADFMYGRGTGDAELWRGDLSRILVAACREEVEFVYGDSATAFTETEQGVQVTFEHGAPRTFDLVVGADGLHSNTRALAFGPESDYLRHLGRYISIFTTRHHQDLDRWELFHNGVGGTASIYRTSPRDPAKGMLMFGAGDLGLGRDVAAQQQALRTAFARIGWQAPNLLAEMASAPDFYFDAVAQIHLPSWSTGRIVLLGDAGYCASPASGQGTSLALVGAYVLAGELVRHADHTTAFAGYERIMRPYVEVNQRLGVDSAKGMITDTAWQRRLRGLSFRLLKLTPSSTRNRIAARMHEQIQHAAHAVDLPDYPVTAPAGTR; this is translated from the coding sequence ATGACCAAGACCGTGCTCATCTCCGGCGCCAGCATCGCCGGCCCCGCCCTCGCCTACTGGCTGCGCCGCCACGGCTTCCGTCCCACCGTCCTCGAGCGCGCGCCGGCCCCGCGCGAAGGCGGCTACAAGATCGATGTCCGCGGCGCGGCGATCACCGTGTGCGAGCGCATGGGCATCCGCGCGGCCATCGAGGCGGTGGACACCAAGGTCCGCGGCGTCACCTTCGTGACCGCGAAGAACAAGCCGATCGCCACCATGGAGGCCGACTTCATGTACGGCCGCGGCACCGGCGACGCCGAACTCTGGCGCGGCGACCTCAGCCGCATCCTGGTCGCGGCCTGCAGGGAGGAGGTCGAGTTCGTCTACGGCGACTCCGCCACCGCCTTCACCGAGACCGAGCAGGGCGTGCAGGTCACCTTCGAGCACGGCGCGCCACGCACCTTCGACCTGGTCGTGGGCGCCGACGGCCTGCACTCGAACACCCGCGCGCTGGCCTTCGGCCCCGAATCGGACTACCTGCGCCACCTCGGCCGCTACATCTCGATCTTCACCACCCGGCACCACCAGGACCTGGACCGCTGGGAGCTGTTCCACAACGGCGTCGGCGGCACCGCCAGCATCTACCGCACCAGCCCCCGGGACCCGGCCAAGGGCATGCTCATGTTCGGCGCCGGAGACCTCGGACTCGGCCGCGACGTCGCCGCCCAGCAGCAGGCCCTGCGCACCGCCTTCGCCCGCATCGGCTGGCAGGCGCCCAACCTGCTGGCCGAGATGGCCAGCGCGCCGGACTTCTACTTCGACGCCGTCGCCCAGATCCACCTGCCCAGCTGGAGCACCGGCCGGATCGTGCTGCTCGGCGACGCCGGCTACTGCGCCTCACCCGCCTCCGGCCAGGGCACCAGCCTGGCCCTGGTCGGCGCCTACGTCCTGGCAGGCGAACTCGTCAGGCACGCCGACCACACCACCGCCTTCGCCGGCTACGAGCGGATCATGCGGCCCTACGTCGAGGTCAACCAGCGGCTCGGCGTGGACAGCGCCAAGGGCATGATCACCGACACCGCCTGGCAGCGCCGCCTGCGCGGCCTGTCCTTCCGGCTGCTCAAGCTCACCCCCTCCAGCACCCGCAACCGGATCGCGGCCAGGATGCACGAGCAGATCCAGCACGCCGCGCACGCCGTGGACCTGCCCGACTACCCGGTCACCGCGCCCGCCGGGACCCGCTGA
- a CDS encoding M55 family metallopeptidase has product MRILISADMEGVTGVTWGADVKPGSPGWERFRPVFTGDVNACVAGLMAGGATDILVNEAHSSQRNLLIEELDVRARLLTGRHKPLSMMQGIDSGMDGVVFLGYHAAAGQQGVLAHTYLENSVTGVWLDGVLASEGRLNAALAAEHGVPVLMITGDDRCCADAAEYVPAAERVAVKECVSRYAAICLPPTRSWELITEGARRSMTLAGRTAVAPGPHRIEVEFDAAHLAMAAAVIPTVEQIGVLRVGFDAPDMTEAMKCFKIVTAIAGGATEPDWG; this is encoded by the coding sequence GTGCGCATTCTGATCTCGGCCGATATGGAGGGCGTCACCGGGGTGACCTGGGGCGCCGACGTCAAGCCCGGCTCTCCCGGCTGGGAGCGGTTCCGGCCGGTGTTCACCGGTGACGTCAACGCCTGCGTCGCCGGCCTGATGGCCGGTGGCGCCACCGACATCCTGGTCAATGAGGCCCACTCCTCGCAGCGGAATCTGCTGATCGAGGAATTGGATGTGCGGGCGCGGCTGCTCACCGGGCGGCACAAGCCGCTGTCGATGATGCAGGGCATCGACTCCGGGATGGACGGGGTGGTGTTCCTGGGCTACCACGCCGCGGCCGGTCAGCAGGGCGTGCTGGCGCACACCTACCTGGAAAACTCCGTCACCGGGGTGTGGCTGGACGGGGTGCTGGCCAGCGAGGGCAGGCTCAACGCGGCCCTGGCCGCCGAGCACGGCGTCCCGGTGCTCATGATCACCGGGGACGACCGGTGCTGTGCGGACGCCGCGGAGTACGTGCCGGCGGCCGAGCGGGTGGCGGTCAAGGAGTGCGTGAGCCGCTACGCCGCGATCTGCCTGCCGCCCACACGGTCCTGGGAGCTGATCACCGAGGGGGCGCGACGGTCGATGACCCTGGCCGGGCGCACCGCGGTGGCGCCGGGGCCGCACCGGATCGAGGTGGAGTTCGACGCGGCGCACCTGGCGATGGCCGCGGCGGTGATCCCCACCGTGGAGCAGATCGGGGTGCTGCGGGTGGGTTTCGACGCGCCGGACATGACCGAGGCGATGAAGTGCTTCAAGATCGTCACGGCTATCGCGGGCGGGGCGACCGAACCGGACTGGGGCTGA
- a CDS encoding ABC transporter substrate-binding protein: MTSARRVRGLLGAMLAGAVMAAPAMLAGAPAATAQQPASNVLRVGLLQGIDSLNPFLASLQSSTEIGRLMYDFLTSYKVEDNSPGEALAKEWTTAPDKLTWTFTIRDNAKWSDDAPITAKDVAYTYNLMLRDPIAATANGNFVANFESVTASADGKQVVIKTKTPQATMLALDVPIVPEHVWSKVSNLKDFTNETQPVVSSGPFTLLEHKPEQHVKLKANKNYWRGAPKIDELHFLYFKNSDAAVQALRKGEVDLVNRLTAAQYQSLQSEATVTLNKANGRRFSELVLNPGAATKAGAPIGDGHPALKDIRVRQAIAKAIDPKALVDRVLQGFGQVGGGFLPPVYADFHLTPEAAGAKFDPGAANTALDAAGYAKGANNIRVGPDGKALTFRLYARNDRPNDITGAEFIKSWLADIGVGVELQTISSNQMNERTTGGQYDIAFSGWGTNPDPDFILGLHTCDQRPGPDGKGATTDAYLCDKTYDELYKAQLSEFDRAKRGELVKRMQKVAVDQAASIVLYYENALEAYRSDKFAAFALQPSTGGVIREQNGMWGYYSATPAGAATGDSGSGSNTGLIIGIVVAVLVLGGGAVLLVTRRRKAGADDRE; encoded by the coding sequence ATGACCTCGGCACGCAGGGTGCGCGGACTGCTCGGCGCGATGCTCGCCGGTGCGGTGATGGCCGCGCCCGCCATGCTCGCGGGAGCGCCCGCCGCCACCGCGCAGCAACCCGCGAGCAACGTCCTGCGGGTGGGCCTGTTGCAGGGCATCGACTCGCTCAACCCGTTCCTGGCCAGCCTGCAGTCCTCCACGGAGATCGGCAGGCTGATGTATGACTTCCTCACCTCCTACAAGGTCGAGGACAACAGCCCCGGCGAGGCGCTGGCCAAGGAGTGGACCACCGCCCCGGACAAGCTGACCTGGACCTTCACCATCCGGGACAACGCGAAGTGGTCCGACGACGCGCCGATCACGGCCAAGGACGTCGCCTACACCTACAACCTGATGCTGCGCGACCCGATCGCGGCCACCGCCAACGGCAACTTCGTCGCCAACTTCGAGTCGGTGACCGCCTCGGCCGACGGCAAGCAGGTGGTGATCAAGACCAAGACACCGCAGGCCACCATGCTCGCCCTTGACGTGCCGATCGTGCCCGAGCACGTCTGGTCCAAGGTGAGCAACCTCAAGGACTTCACCAACGAGACCCAGCCGGTGGTCTCCAGCGGGCCGTTCACCCTGCTGGAACACAAGCCCGAGCAGCACGTGAAGCTCAAGGCCAACAAGAACTACTGGCGCGGCGCCCCCAAGATCGACGAGCTGCACTTCCTGTACTTCAAGAACAGCGACGCCGCCGTGCAGGCCCTGCGCAAGGGCGAGGTGGACCTGGTCAACCGGCTCACCGCGGCCCAGTACCAGTCGCTGCAGAGCGAGGCCACCGTCACGCTCAACAAGGCCAACGGCCGCCGCTTCTCCGAACTGGTGCTCAACCCCGGCGCGGCCACCAAGGCGGGCGCCCCCATCGGTGACGGCCACCCAGCGCTCAAGGACATCCGGGTCCGCCAGGCCATCGCCAAGGCCATCGACCCCAAGGCCCTGGTCGACCGGGTGCTGCAGGGCTTCGGCCAGGTCGGCGGCGGCTTCCTGCCCCCGGTCTACGCCGACTTCCACCTCACCCCCGAGGCCGCAGGCGCCAAGTTCGACCCGGGCGCGGCCAACACCGCCCTGGACGCCGCCGGCTATGCCAAGGGCGCCAACAACATCCGGGTCGGACCCGACGGCAAGGCGCTGACCTTCCGGCTCTACGCCCGCAACGACCGGCCCAACGACATCACCGGCGCGGAGTTCATCAAGAGCTGGCTGGCCGACATCGGCGTCGGCGTGGAACTGCAGACCATCTCCAGCAACCAGATGAACGAACGCACCACCGGCGGCCAGTACGACATCGCCTTCTCCGGCTGGGGCACCAACCCCGACCCGGACTTCATCCTCGGCCTGCACACCTGCGACCAGCGGCCCGGCCCGGACGGCAAGGGCGCCACCACGGACGCCTACCTGTGCGACAAGACCTACGACGAGCTGTACAAGGCCCAGCTCAGCGAGTTCGACCGGGCCAAGCGCGGCGAACTGGTCAAGCGGATGCAGAAGGTCGCCGTCGATCAGGCCGCCAGCATCGTGCTCTACTACGAGAACGCGCTGGAGGCCTACCGCAGCGACAAGTTCGCCGCCTTCGCCCTCCAGCCCAGCACCGGCGGGGTCATCCGGGAGCAGAACGGCATGTGGGGCTACTACAGCGCCACCCCGGCGGGCGCGGCCACCGGCGACAGCGGATCCGGGAGCAACACCGGGCTGATCATCGGCATCGTGGTCGCCGTGCTCGTGCTCGGCGGTGGCGCCGTGCTGCTGGTGACCCGCCGCCGCAAGGCCGGCGCCGACGACCGGGAGTGA
- a CDS encoding ABC transporter permease, whose translation MSDLLAPTEQPGPTAQETRRSTGTARYLLGKLGGALLSVFFVAVLGFLLFRVIPGDPVQTMTRGRPVGAEQIAQLRAEFGLDRPLWMQFLDYLGGLFQGELGTSYTYRRPVGELILERLGPTVLLVGTGTLIAVVIGLSLGIRSAWRHGSRFDQFSTGISLTLWSVPTFWLGLILMMATGNAFPSRGMLDPSTPDEFFPQVLDIAHHMVLPCLTFVAVVFAQYQLVMRSALLEEMGADYLNTARAKGLTDDAVRRKHAVPNAMLPTVTLVFLRLGLVVQGAVTVETVFSWPGLGLLLYDGLSVPDLPLLQGVFTVLAGTVVAMNVAADLLYRVLDPRVRAS comes from the coding sequence GTGAGCGACCTGCTCGCCCCGACCGAGCAGCCAGGACCCACCGCCCAGGAGACCAGGAGGTCCACCGGCACCGCGCGCTACCTGCTCGGCAAGCTCGGTGGCGCGCTGCTCAGCGTGTTCTTCGTGGCGGTGCTCGGGTTCCTGCTGTTCCGGGTCATCCCCGGCGACCCCGTGCAGACCATGACCCGCGGCCGCCCGGTCGGGGCCGAGCAGATCGCCCAGCTGCGCGCCGAATTCGGCCTGGACCGTCCACTGTGGATGCAGTTCCTGGACTACCTCGGCGGGCTGTTCCAGGGTGAGCTGGGCACCTCCTACACCTACCGGCGCCCGGTGGGGGAGCTGATCCTGGAACGCCTGGGGCCCACCGTGCTGCTGGTGGGCACCGGCACGCTGATCGCGGTGGTCATCGGGCTGAGCCTGGGCATCCGCAGCGCCTGGCGGCACGGCAGCCGCTTCGACCAGTTCTCCACCGGGATCTCGCTGACCCTGTGGTCGGTGCCGACCTTCTGGCTGGGCCTGATCCTGATGATGGCCACCGGCAACGCCTTCCCGTCCCGGGGCATGCTCGATCCGTCCACACCGGATGAGTTCTTCCCGCAGGTGCTCGACATCGCCCACCACATGGTGCTGCCCTGCCTGACCTTCGTCGCGGTGGTCTTCGCCCAGTACCAGCTGGTGATGCGCTCGGCGCTGCTGGAGGAGATGGGCGCGGACTACCTCAACACCGCGCGCGCCAAGGGATTGACCGACGACGCGGTCCGCCGCAAGCACGCCGTGCCGAACGCCATGCTGCCCACGGTGACGCTGGTGTTCCTGCGGCTGGGCCTGGTCGTGCAGGGCGCGGTGACCGTGGAGACCGTGTTCTCCTGGCCAGGACTGGGACTGCTGCTCTACGACGGGCTCAGCGTGCCCGATCTGCCGCTGCTGCAAGGGGTGTTCACCGTGCTCGCCGGAACCGTGGTCGCCATGAACGTGGCCGCCGACCTGCTCTACCGGGTGCTCGACCCCAGGGTGCGTGCCTCATGA
- a CDS encoding ABC transporter permease produces MSAPQTARALAWARRREAAGRAWRQFRTDRGGLVGLAGLVLFALLAVAAPLFTDPADLDVTKTTGRPLQGPGGDYLLGTDETGRSVLLLVLGGARISLTVGLAAAVLTMLIGTVVGLLAGHFGGWVSAVLMRFTDFFLVLPSLVLAIALSSVLDRGLVTIVFAIGLTSWPSAARLVRAQTLAVEARPYIERARALGGGHTHLITKHVLPSTLPLVFADTTLQVASAIVAESTLSFLGLGDPTQVTWGSMLRNALNSGAVSAGAWWYVIPPGIGIVLVVLAFTLCGRALETVLNPRLRTSGGR; encoded by the coding sequence ATGAGCGCCCCCCAGACCGCGCGCGCCCTGGCCTGGGCCCGCCGCCGCGAGGCCGCCGGTCGCGCCTGGCGGCAGTTCCGCACCGACCGCGGCGGCCTGGTCGGCCTGGCCGGGCTGGTCCTGTTCGCGTTGCTGGCCGTGGCCGCGCCGCTGTTCACCGACCCCGCCGACCTCGACGTCACCAAGACCACCGGCCGCCCGTTGCAGGGGCCGGGCGGGGACTACCTGCTCGGCACCGACGAGACCGGCCGTTCGGTGCTGCTGCTGGTGCTCGGCGGGGCCCGGATCTCGCTGACCGTCGGCCTGGCCGCGGCGGTGCTGACCATGCTCATCGGCACCGTGGTCGGCCTGCTCGCCGGGCACTTCGGCGGCTGGGTGTCGGCGGTGCTGATGCGCTTCACCGACTTCTTCCTGGTGCTGCCCTCCCTGGTGCTGGCCATCGCGCTGAGCAGCGTGCTCGACCGCGGCCTGGTCACCATCGTCTTCGCCATCGGCCTGACCTCCTGGCCCAGCGCCGCCCGCCTGGTCCGCGCGCAGACCCTCGCGGTGGAGGCCAGGCCCTACATCGAACGCGCCCGCGCCCTCGGCGGCGGCCACACCCACCTGATCACCAAACACGTGCTGCCCTCCACCCTGCCGCTGGTCTTCGCCGACACCACGCTGCAGGTGGCCAGCGCGATCGTGGCCGAGTCCACCCTGTCCTTCCTCGGCCTGGGCGATCCCACCCAGGTCACCTGGGGATCGATGCTGCGCAACGCGCTCAACAGCGGCGCGGTCTCCGCCGGGGCCTGGTGGTACGTGATCCCGCCCGGTATCGGCATCGTCCTGGTCGTGCTGGCCTTCACCCTGTGCGGGCGGGCCCTGGAAACCGTGCTCAACCCACGGCTGCGGACCTCGGGGGGACGCTGA